The proteins below are encoded in one region of Campylobacter helveticus:
- a CDS encoding site-specific DNA-methyltransferase has translation MQNLDTKKSPQTTKCKRAKSPIAHLLNRKNKLDGLKLLQKLDEKSIRVVFFDPQYRGVLDKLSYGNEGKSRGVERSALPQMSEELIENFILEIHRVLMPNGYLFLWVDKFHLVEGVKKWFERFKDFGIVDMITWDKKRIGMGYRTRRRSEHLIIVQKYPKQAKKTWVLHNIPDVWEEKLASKSHTHSKPLELQKQLLLATTSEGDLVLDPASGGYSVLKVCKEINRNFIGCDLVFGEDDE, from the coding sequence ATGCAAAATTTAGATACTAAAAAATCCCCTCAAACGACAAAATGCAAAAGAGCAAAAAGCCCTATCGCTCACTTGCTCAATAGAAAAAACAAGCTAGACGGCTTAAAACTACTTCAAAAATTAGATGAAAAAAGCATAAGGGTCGTCTTTTTTGACCCTCAATACCGTGGTGTGCTAGATAAATTATCTTATGGAAATGAGGGTAAAAGTAGAGGCGTGGAGCGTTCGGCTTTACCGCAAATGAGTGAAGAGCTAATAGAAAATTTTATTTTAGAAATCCATAGGGTTTTAATGCCAAATGGCTATTTATTTCTTTGGGTGGATAAATTTCATTTAGTGGAGGGGGTGAAAAAGTGGTTTGAACGCTTTAAAGACTTTGGAATAGTCGATATGATAACTTGGGATAAAAAAAGAATCGGTATGGGGTATAGAACCAGACGCAGAAGCGAGCATTTAATCATCGTCCAAAAATATCCCAAACAGGCGAAAAAAACTTGGGTGCTTCATAATATCCCTGATGTATGGGAGGAAAAATTAGCGAGTAAATCTCACACGCACTCAAAGCCCTTAGAACTACAAAAACAACTGCTTTTAGCCACCACAAGTGAGGGGGATTTAGTCTTAGACCCAGCTAGTGGGGGCTATTCCGTTTTAAAAGTGTGTAAAGAAATCAACCGCAATTTTATCGGCTGTGATTTGGTATTTGGAGAAGATGATGAGTAA
- a CDS encoding restriction endonuclease, which translates to MSKIINAKGRDVKKFGESGYTRVIGNSQLGQLLSRVQATVIANGSELEKMIVERCNAIKDIDKFIDDVTQSKINQGTFLCTKRILKKTQNYKESIKSIEPDMLIFIVSRQRICKVIELKDGETFDTKKAKAEKENLVKFSQNFGVKIPFVTDYYICCFNQSDKTKIHIGMKGVFELENILTGRELCEILGIDFDEMISLRNQVAKENLTYFIDELLAIHEIKAKIKARI; encoded by the coding sequence ATGAGTAAAATCATTAATGCAAAGGGTAGAGATGTTAAAAAATTTGGCGAGTCAGGCTATACAAGAGTTATAGGCAATAGCCAGTTAGGACAGCTTCTTTCAAGGGTCCAAGCCACTGTAATCGCAAACGGAAGTGAGCTTGAGAAAATGATAGTAGAGCGTTGTAATGCTATAAAAGACATTGATAAATTCATCGATGATGTTACACAAAGTAAAATTAATCAAGGAACTTTTTTATGCACAAAAAGAATTCTTAAAAAGACGCAAAACTATAAAGAAAGCATTAAGTCAATTGAACCTGATATGCTTATTTTCATAGTGAGTAGGCAAAGAATTTGTAAGGTTATCGAGCTAAAAGACGGCGAAACATTTGATACGAAAAAAGCTAAGGCGGAGAAAGAAAATTTAGTCAAATTCTCTCAAAATTTTGGCGTTAAAATTCCTTTTGTAACGGATTATTACATTTGCTGTTTTAATCAAAGCGATAAAACAAAAATCCACATCGGTATGAAAGGCGTTTTTGAGCTGGAAAATATATTAACCGGCAGGGAATTATGCGAAATTCTAGGAATTGATTTTGATGAAATGATTAGCTTAAGAAACCAAGTCGCAAAAGAAAATTTAACTTATTTCATCGATGAATTGTTAGCCATACATGAAATTAAGGCAAAAATCAAAGCAAGAATTTGA